The Suricata suricatta isolate VVHF042 chromosome 3, meerkat_22Aug2017_6uvM2_HiC, whole genome shotgun sequence genome contains the following window.
attttactttttatgttttttatttatttttgagagactgagagagtcagtgctagcaggggagggtcagagagagaaggaggtacagaatctgaagcaggctccaggctctgagctgtcagcacagagcccgatgcagggctcgaacccatgaaccatgagatcacgacctgagccaaagttgacacttagccggctgagccaccccagagcccctctAATTATTCTTTAGGGAGCAATCCCTCTGGGGAATTTCTGAGGACTAGAAAATTGGCAAACATATTAATAAGAATGACCACAGTTTGATGGGCCCAGTGCTACAAGAGAGGGTTATGCATCTCGCTCTGCGGGAGGCCAGCGGAGCGAACTATGCTATTCAGCTCGGAAGGTCAGTCTTACTGGGTCTGGCCCGTCAGAATTTCCAGCAGTCGCCGCTGGCCACTCAGTGCCTCAGGCGGGGAGTCACATCAGATACGACGTTTATAACCttgtggttaagtgtccatcctGTAAAGACAAATCGACTGGATTTCAAGCTCATCTTTTTCATTGTGTAGCTTGGGTTACTTTTAAGTTCTTTGAAACTCAgttttttttcacctttaaaatggggataaactCTCATAAGGTCACTGTTAAAACATGTAGTTCTATATAGTTATAACATGTGACGTATTTAAAATCTGCTGCCCCACAGGAAGGAGTCCAGAGGTTTTAGCTGTGATTACTGGCTGGGGGGCTCCTTCAAACAAGGGGTGccgagctgggggagaggggaggccggGGGAGGTCGTGTGCTTTCAGGCTCTTTTAGGCTCTGGGCTCCTCATACGTGCCCCATCCTCTTAGCTCAAGGGAAGTCACATCCGATTGCCCACAGTGCTCAGGGCTGAACCCTTCCTACCTCCTCCAgcctgggttctcttttctagAATTCCTAGATTCTGCTGAACACGTGGTTGGACTCTCAGGAGCGTGTCTCGAGTTACACCCTCCGCGGATACAGACAAGCAACATATACTCTGTTGAGTGGAAGGAGCTGGTGGGCACACCTTTCAAAGTGTCCTCGATACTGAAATGGAAGTATAACTCTCCTTGTTGCAAATATGAAGATTGGACTTTGAATCATATCAACAAGAAGTTCAATTTTATAACCACGAACTTTAGCCTTATCATCCAGGCAGCTCATCAGCGGGACAGCGGCTTGTATATCTTCGAGGTGACTGATGAGAGTGGAGATGTTGAGTGCCACAAATTCCGGGTCTCTGTATTTGGTGAGTTCCCAGAACAGCTCAGCCTGCCCCTCTGACTCCTGGAGGGCCTTTATTTCCAGTGCCTTTCTGATCAGAATCTCTGCTTCCAGATCATGTAGGGAAGCTCCACATACAAGAGGAACAGAAGGAGCTGGACGGAGGGAGGTGCCAAGTGACTCTGTCCTGCTCCATCATCAGTGGTGGTAATGTGAGCTATGATTGGTATAGAGAGGGTATGCTGATCCAGACACCAAGGAATCTCAGCAAATTGGAGGACCAGATTGATGCCAACagctcacacacatacacctgcAATGTCAGCAACTTGGTCAGCTGGGTGAGCCACACCTTCACCCAGCACTGTCCGAGCGACGTGAAGCACTCCATGCGTAAGTGAAGCACTCTGGACTCTAAGAGAGGCTGAAAGGGTTGGGCCCCATCACCAGGCTCCTGCCGGAGATACTTGGGCACGAGATCCCTTGGCTGCCTCCTCAAGTGCCTTGCAGCATCTCCTTGGGGCAGTCCTGGTCTCTGGGCACACAGTTCCCATAAACCAAGCCTATCTTAGTCTGGGAAGAATTTTATCCCCACCAAGAATCTCCCAGGAGATGTGAGTTTTTCCTACATTTTAGGGAATGCTTGTTTGATGAGTCATAGCCCTGCCATGGCTGGTGATCATCACCTCCTTCCTCTGAGAGACTGTTGGAgaacctgcttcctcctcccGAGTAATAACCCCCCAGGCCATGTAGTTCCCCCAAGAGATAAGAGCAGTGCCCCGGAGCATGGGGACACCagggtgatgggggggggggtcctggaaGAGTTCTTGGTTTATTGCTTATGCTCATCCTAAGAGTTACCCTGAGTTAAGTTTGCACCAATTTTTATCAGATAAATAAAGACGTAATGTGTCATCAGCATGGGCATTGTAGGCAAAAACCTATCTGCTGTCCCTGTCCTTAGAGATACAGCCAATtcctgggcaaaaaaaaaaaaaaaaaaaaaaaaagaaaagaaaaaaaaaagaaagaaagaaagaaaggagtgagCTGAAACGATTTGGAGTGACAGGGACAGCGCTTTTGGGTCATGTCAGCTATGGTTTCAGGATTCACTAGCTCTGTGATCTCAGGCGGTTTCCctaacctctcagagcctcaagTTTTCTACTGGGTGATATGGGGGATGGAAACAGGCACCCCCCAGGACTGCTGGTGAGGTCATGGTTGTGAAGAGGACAGTGGGCTTACACATCAGGCTACGTGTGTGACCCAGACGTTAAATGTAGAAGTTCAAGTGAGGAAGAGCAACGGAGGCAGCAGTGGCAGGAAGGGGAAATGGGAGAATTTCCCGGAACATAGTGGGTGCAATACGTT
Protein-coding sequences here:
- the CD244 gene encoding natural killer cell receptor 2B4 isoform X4; this translates as MLGPALLLTLLFLKGHQGQGTVTEKCYSERLLMAPEGLGQQEQAGRGVGEFLDSAEHVVGLSGACLELHPPRIQTSNIYSVEWKELVGTPFKVSSILKWKYNSPCCKYEDWTLNHINKKFNFITTNFSLIIQAAHQRDSGLYIFEVTDESGDVECHKFRVSVFDHVGKLHIQEEQKELDGGRCQVTLSCSIISGGNVSYDWYREGMLIQTPRNLSKLEDQIDANSSHTYTCNVSNLVSWVSHTFTQHCPSDVKHSMQGEFLLSLVVIVVCLITLFLGSLIGLCVWRRKRKQSQASAEEFLTVYEDVNNVQITTNQEQKLNPPGEGSTIYSVIQSQPSASTSQETNTLYALVQPSRKSESKKNKRSSLNKTIYEEVGRNPARLSRRELENFSVYS